The genomic window TGTGAAGGAACATGTTCGTCCCGCAGAGGATATCAAAACCACCGCTAAGGAACTGTTCTTTAACCTTCTTCTTTGATTCATAAACGAGTATCCTCTTCTCAAGTCCAAGTCTTTGTGAGAGCTCCCTTAACCTTTCTCCTGCCTGATTGGCAAGGAGTTTCGTGGGAAATATCAGGAGAGCTTTGGGCTCTAAAAAAAGGGAGGTAACGAAGCCGAAGGTCGTCTTACCAACCCCCGTAGGGGCAACTATAGCAAAGGATTCCTTTCTAAGAACCCTCTTAGCCCAGAGCCTCTGGAGGCTCCAGGGTCTTGCCCCTACTGCCCTTTCAAAGAAGCTCTCAAACTCACCGAGCCTTCTGTCGGTCTCGCAGTAGGGTTTGAGTTCCCGAAGTTTATTTAATTTCTCAAGAGCCTCACATACCTCTTCTTCCGGTTTTGGAAGACATTTAGAACAGGGAAGCCCCTTAGACAGCCTCTCATCGCTAATCGCTCCCCCGCAGTTAGGACACCCCCTCTCTATTATTAGTAAGCTCATGGGGAAATTATATCTTTAATGCCTCATTATCTCCTTTACTATCCTGTCTATATCTTCGGCGAGTTTGAAGTCCCTCTCCGTTATACCTCCCGCCTCGTGGGTGGTGAGCTTGACCTTAACCCTCTTAAAACCTACCTCAAGGTCTGGATGATGCCAGTGGGCTTCGGCAAGGGCTGCTATGGCGTTCACCACAAATATCGTCGTCTTCCAGTTTTTGGTTTCATAAACTTTTGTTATGTAATTTCCTTCCAAGCTCCAGTCTTCAAGCTCTTTAAGTCTTCCCTCTATATCCTCAGGACTCAGCCTCTCCATCTAAAGCTCCATGTCCAGCTCGTTAAAGACCCTGTAAACGTTTCTCAGATGGAAGACGTCGTACATCGGAAGGTTCTTATAGGGGGTATCCTTCAAAGCTTCCCTTATTTCATCTATAAACTTCCCCTCATCTTTGAGCCTTGCTACATTTTCCCTAACAAAGGCTATGTAATCCTGCGTTTCCTTTATAACCTCCAAACCTCCCGGTTCACCGTGTCCGGAGAGGACGAGTTTAGGCTTGAGTTCTTTCAGTTTGTTCAGCACTTCAACCCAGCCTTTAGAGGAGGCGTTTCTATCCCCCATGAACACTATCCTCCTTTTGGCTGTAAGGTCTCCCGCAAAGAGAACCCTATTCTTGAAAACAACTATATCCGTGTTCGTATGTGCCGGTGTCATGGGAATTATCAGGAAGGTGTCATTTCCAACCCTCAACTTAACCCTGCTGTCCACCACCACATCCGGGGGTGTGAGCTTCACGTTATCAAAAACACCCGGGAAAGAGCTTTTAACGCCATTAAGGACCGAATCCGCCTCTCCTGAATCGTAGAAATCCTTCAGATTCTTGTGAGCAACTATCTTCGCCCCTGCTTCCTTAAAGGCTGATGCTCCGAACCAGTGGTCCATATGGTAGTGGGTAACTATCGCATAGAGGATAGGAGCGTCCTTAATTTTTTTAAGTTCTGAGATGAATTCCCTCCCAAGCTCGGGAGTTGATAAAGTATCCACCACAACCCACCCTTCATCTGTAAGGACGGCGTAAGCGTTGGACATAAATCCTCTGTTTTCTTTAGAGGGAAGTGCGTTTACTCCCTGAGCCATATAGATGCTCTCGGAGACTTTCTTCAGCTCCATACCGAAGATGAACCCTAAAGAAATTAGAAATGTTAGCAAAGTCCTTACCATCTCCTCTTCCTCCCGCTCTAAATTTAATCTCCCCGATGGTTACGTTCAAGGATCGCGCTTGAGATAACACCACCGTGAACGAAACCCAGATGCTGGAGGTGGTAGTCTTTTATATCTATACTCAGAATAGCTCTATCTCTGCTTAGCTCTTCCACGACCGCACCGATGTGTTCAAGAAAAGGGAGCCTCACATCGTTCATACTATAATTACTTTAAGATAGCTGAGAAAGGAGGGTCTGATATGGACTTTTTGGGAAGAGAAGATTCACCCCTGACCGCCGAGGAGTGGAAACAGATAGACGAAGCGGTTATAAGCGTTGCAAAAAACACCCTCGTGTGCAGAAGGTTCGTTCCCGTCATGGGTCCCATAGGTCCCGGCCATCAGATGGTTTCTTACGATGTCATCTACGGAATGGAGCCGGGAGTCTGCGAGATAAAGCCCGGACAGGAGTACGAGACCTGTGAGCCTGTCAGGACGGGGGTTAGAAAACACATACCTATACCTACACTATACAAGGACTTCATAATATCCTGGAGGGACCTTGAGTATTACAGACAATTCAATATGCCCGTAGACACCTCTAACGCAGCGGCTGCAGCGGTGGCAACGGCTGTTGCTGAGGACACCCTAATACTGTTGGGGAACAAAAACCTCGGACTTGAAGGTCTTATGACGGCAGAAGGTATAAACACCATGTCTATGAGTGACTGGTCGCAGGTGGGAAACGCCTTCAGCGACGTGATAGCTGGAATTTCCAAACTCGTAGAGCAGGGTTTTTACGGTAACTATTACCTTATAGTTAACCCCAAGCAGTATTTCCAGCTTAACAGGATGCACGACAACACGGGCTTGCTGGAAATTGAGCAGATTAAGAAGGTAGTTGAGAACGTCCTTCAAACACCTATAATCCCTGAGAACAGAGCACTTCTCGTATCTGCTGGACCTCAAAACTTTGACCTCGTGATAGCCCAGGACATATCGGTGGCTTACGTTGAGTCCACCAACATGAATCATGTCTTCAGAGTACTGGAGATGGCTGCTCTGAGGATAAAGAGACCAGGCTCTATCCTCGTCATAGGGAAAGGTAAGTAAAAGCTATTAAATGTGGGTTCTTGGACAACACGACGAACATTACCGGAAGGCGAGAAACTCTGTACTAAACCTGATTGGCAATACTCCGCTTGTAAAGATAAACAAGGTTATCCCCGAGGATGTGTCTCCTGAGATAGAGATCTATGCAAAGCTTGAGAGTTTTAACCCTGGAGGTTCCGTCAAAGATAGACCGGCACTATCCATGTTTCTCACAGCTTTGAAAGAAGGTACTATCCAGAAAGGAAAGGTGGTGATAGATGCCACCTCAGGGAATACGGGGATAGCCCTTGCTATGGTGGGAGCGGCACTTGGAATTCCTGTTGAACTTGCCATGCCCGCCAACGTTAGCGAAGAGCGTAAGAAAATAATAAAAGCCTACGGTGCCAAAGTCTATCTTACAGACCCTCTTGAAGGAACTGACGGAGCCATACTGTACGTTAGGGAGCTTGTAGAGAAAGACCCAGAAAGATACGTATACTTAGACCAGTACAACAACCCCGCCAACTGGAAAGCCCACTTTTATTCAACAGGCATAGAGGTCTGGAATCAAACCGAAGGAAGGGTGACCCACTTCGTCGCCGGCATAGGCACGGGTGGAACGATAATGGGGACGGGGAGGAGGCTAAAAGTTTACAACCAGAATATACAGGTGGTTGGAGTCCAGCCCGCTTACCCCTTCCATGGGATTGAGGGGTTAAAACACATAGAGAGCTCCATAAAACCGGGCATATTTGATGAGAACTTCCTTGACAGAACCATATTCGTTGAAACAGAAGATG from Hydrogenivirga caldilitoris includes these protein-coding regions:
- a CDS encoding 4a-hydroxytetrahydrobiopterin dehydratase; protein product: MERLSPEDIEGRLKELEDWSLEGNYITKVYETKNWKTTIFVVNAIAALAEAHWHHPDLEVGFKRVKVKLTTHEAGGITERDFKLAEDIDRIVKEIMRH
- a CDS encoding MBL fold metallo-hydrolase gives rise to the protein MVRTLLTFLISLGFIFGMELKKVSESIYMAQGVNALPSKENRGFMSNAYAVLTDEGWVVVDTLSTPELGREFISELKKIKDAPILYAIVTHYHMDHWFGASAFKEAGAKIVAHKNLKDFYDSGEADSVLNGVKSSFPGVFDNVKLTPPDVVVDSRVKLRVGNDTFLIIPMTPAHTNTDIVVFKNRVLFAGDLTAKRRIVFMGDRNASSKGWVEVLNKLKELKPKLVLSGHGEPGGLEVIKETQDYIAFVRENVARLKDEGKFIDEIREALKDTPYKNLPMYDVFHLRNVYRVFNELDMEL
- a CDS encoding PaaI family thioesterase, giving the protein MRLPFLEHIGAVVEELSRDRAILSIDIKDYHLQHLGFVHGGVISSAILERNHRGD
- a CDS encoding family 1 encapsulin nanocompartment shell protein; protein product: MDFLGREDSPLTAEEWKQIDEAVISVAKNTLVCRRFVPVMGPIGPGHQMVSYDVIYGMEPGVCEIKPGQEYETCEPVRTGVRKHIPIPTLYKDFIISWRDLEYYRQFNMPVDTSNAAAAAVATAVAEDTLILLGNKNLGLEGLMTAEGINTMSMSDWSQVGNAFSDVIAGISKLVEQGFYGNYYLIVNPKQYFQLNRMHDNTGLLEIEQIKKVVENVLQTPIIPENRALLVSAGPQNFDLVIAQDISVAYVESTNMNHVFRVLEMAALRIKRPGSILVIGKGK
- the cysM gene encoding cysteine synthase B encodes the protein MWVLGQHDEHYRKARNSVLNLIGNTPLVKINKVIPEDVSPEIEIYAKLESFNPGGSVKDRPALSMFLTALKEGTIQKGKVVIDATSGNTGIALAMVGAALGIPVELAMPANVSEERKKIIKAYGAKVYLTDPLEGTDGAILYVRELVEKDPERYVYLDQYNNPANWKAHFYSTGIEVWNQTEGRVTHFVAGIGTGGTIMGTGRRLKVYNQNIQVVGVQPAYPFHGIEGLKHIESSIKPGIFDENFLDRTIFVETEDAYEWARKLAREEAIFVGQSSGAALWACIMLARELTERGEKAVIVTVFPDGGEKYLTTALFE